GTCGCTGCGTGCCCGAGGCCGAAGGCTTGGGGACGCTCGTGCCGTAACGGCATCTTGGCCTCATCCCGCGCGCCCCGCGTCGCCGGCTGCTGTCGCGTTCCGcatcgcgccgcgccgcgccacgtGAATTCCAAGGGTAGGGCCGTATGGGGAGCAGGGAATCAGCAGCATACGTCCCTGTCTCGCGCGTCCGTCGCCGCTCCGCGCGCGCCCAGGCTCCAGAGAGTCCAAGAGCCCAGGCGAGAGCCCCTTCCGCGCCGCGGCGGGACCTTGTGGACTGGACGCAGGCGCAGCTAGCCGATGGCAGGCAcgacgggcggcgccgccgcctccgctgccacCGCGCCGGGCAAGAAGGGCGAaacaccggccgccgcgcgtTCTGGTACCCCATCTCCCCTGCCTTGTgtttcccctcctcctctcggtCAACCCTCTGGTCTGGTGCCGTGTGCATcgcccgtggccgccggcgtccACCGTGACGTGATCTTGTGGCCTGATTTCCTCAGAAAGGCGCTGCTCTGTTTTGCGCGCAATTCTGAAGCTTTCCAGGCAGGGCAGGGGCGCACGTTTGACCACCGCGGTTCTTGCCTCGCAGGCGCGCTCAAGAGGCTGCCGCTAGCTCTGCTCGTGTTCTTCGCGGCGCTGCTGTACAGCCAgatccagccgccgccgtccaagGTCCCCGGCGCGCCGGGCGGGCCTCCGGTGACCGCGCCCAGAACGAGGCTCAGGGACGGCAGGCACCTGGCGTACCTGGAATCCGGCGTCCCCAAGGAGGAGGCCAGGTACAAGATCATCTTTGTCCACGGCTTCGATTGCTGCAGATACGACGTGCTGAACGTCTCCCAGGTGCACAGATACGAGCGGTTTCTCTTGTCAACCGATAAATTACTCTGGAAAACCTTTTGCTTCTTTTGACACAGCAGCAATCCGCTTTTACCTGCTTTTTGAGAAAGGCGTTTTGACTTTGTGATGACGAGCTGTTGGGAATTGGTGCAGGGGCTGTTGCAGGAGCTGGGCATCTACCTGCTGTCGTTCGACCGGCCCGGGTACGCCGAGAGCGAAGCCCACCCGGCCCGGACGGAGAAGAGCATCGCCCTCGACATTGCGGAGCTCGCCGACAACCTCCAGCTCGGCCCCAAGTTCCATCTCATCGGCTTCTCCATGGGCGGCGAGATCATGTGGAGCTGCCTCAAATACATCCCTCACAGGTGGATCGATCATACTGGCCAACACTCTAATTCATCATGCGGTCTGCGTTCTTCAGACTTGCAGTACTGATCGATCATTTTGCACCATGAAATCGCCCGACCAGGCTCGCCGGCGTAGCGATCCTCGCCCCGGTCGGCAACTACTGGTGGTCCGGCTTCCCGGCGGACGTGGTCGAGGAGGCCTGGTACGTGCAGTTCCCGCAGGACCAGCGCGCAGTCTGGGTCGCCCACCACCTGCCGTGGCTGACGCACTGGTGGAACACCCAGAACCTATTCCACAGCTCCAGCGTCAAGGGCAAGAACCCTATCATCTTGTCCAAGGAAGACATGGCTCTGTCTCAAAAGTTCTTGGACCGAACCTACAAGGCAAGACGATCGAACAGCCAGCATCGCATGGCTTGAGCCTCGGGCCATGATCGATCCATCTCTGACTCGGATCGTGCTCTGGTTCTTGCAGGAGCAGGTCCGGCAGCTGGGCGAGCACGACTCCCTGCACCGCGACATGATGGTCGGGTTCGGGAAGTGGGGCTGGAGCCCCCTAAAGATGGAGAACCcgttcgccggcgccggggacgagGTGAAGGTGCACCTGTGGCACGGCGTCGAGGACCTCTTCGTGCCGGTTCAACTGTCGCGGTACATCAGCAAAAAGCTCCCCTGGGTCATCTACCATGAGCTCCCGACGGCCGGCCACCTGTTCCCGGCCGCCGACGGGATGCCGGACGTTATCGTCAGGTCGCTGCTGCTCGGAGATGAGTGATCggtacttttcttttcttttctttttttatgagTGGTCAATATTAGTGATGCAGCTGCAGGACGACGTGTACTCGCCTTCTGCACCGTTGTACAGCTCGATCGCTCGTACAAAAATTATGGCATGAGTTGATGACTTCAGTAATAAGAATGTTGCTGATGAGTTTAGCTTAAGCTGTTTAACTACGCAATGGAATTTCTGTATTGTTGTTATTTGGTGGTTTCGCTACGACGAGTTAGCTTGGCGATATATTGACACAACATAATATTTGCAGTCACTGTCCAATCAACAAGGGTGCAGTTTGACCATTTTTTTCAACGGATTAAAAAGAATGGTTGTGGAGTGCATAACATATATGGCTAGATTGCGATGCCTAATGATTTTTATTAGAGTGTCACTGTCCAATTAATGCTAATGTCTCTTTCAAAAGCATGATTCTCAGAAATATAAGAATAGGAAAAACATAAAATTGGGGTGCGCCCGCAAATGAAATACTACATAAATCTATAACACAGAAAAAAGATACAAAACATTTATTTGGATGGACCACGCTATCCCGCGACAGGTGCCACTCCACTGCTTTGGAGCATCATAGGGTACTTAAACGTTGCTATTTATAGAAGGGGTAAACATAAATCGTTATTCAACTCCTCAACAAAAATTATAATATTTTACTTAGCTGGCATGATTGGAAAAAAATTCATGTACCGTCCCTTCCAGATGAGGTAAGTGATATGTCAGTTACGGGGAATGCTAGTATATTTTTCTTAAATGAGCATAACTCACTCATCAAGTGTCCATTTTTAATTCCGTTTGCGCCACTGTGTTTCTAGTgatgagatctacaaaacaAAATCCATATCCGATATGTTTCGATGTTGTTTTATATGACTGGCAACTTATGGACAAACTGTGTAGCAACTTATAAACAAAATACTGTGTAGCAACTTATAAGCAAAATAGTGGTACTATCAGTCAACTTATATGGAGGCTATGCATCAATTTATATAGAGACTATGTATCAACTTATACAACAACATTTTGTCGACTTATGTATACATGTACTATTACCTTAAATAGAACCGTATCAACATTACTTAAGTACAAATAGTGATACTTTGGCTAACAACCAATACAACAGCATTATATCAACTTATGTGTAGTTGTGCTAACAGCATAAGTTGCTACACACTTTTTACAGAAGTAGCCACTACATGTACAACATAAATTGCCGgtacaaaaaaatatttcaaaacataTGCATGATGGATCTTGTTTTATAGACACTCCGTATGAAAGTTATAGTATTTTTAAAGAGCTGAAACAACTATTGCAAATTAGGTCATTTAAATTTCAGGTCGCAATGGAACGTTCCCCTTTAGGTTGGTCTGGATGATCTCACTCGTATATAGACCCACAACGTGACAAAAATTGATCTACCTATGCACAGATGTGGCCCATCATCGTGAGGTGATAATTTGATGAAAAACACGGTCCACACCAGTAAAAATAAAGCAGGACAAACGGGCCAGCCTCCTCGTCCGCAGGTCGCGCGGTTTGTTGCTGAGCACGACCGGTAGCGCGTTAGATTTTTCCTATTTGGATGGTGCATATGAAACCACAAGAATTCTAAGACAGATGTAAGAAAATATGAGATTGGAGCTCATGCTTATTTCCCTCCAAACTTCCCATGGAAGAACCCATTGTATAGGAATTTCAACTGAATTGGTAGGATTCAATAATCATTTGTTCCAAAGGCTCTCATACACCAGTAGAAATAGTAGCTTCCATGACGTTTTACGTGTGACGTTCCAAAACTTTATCATTGAACATGCCACATCTATGACTAAAATCTCAAGTTCATCATAGATCATCGGCGGGAGCCCTCGGCCGCTATGGAATTATGACAAAAAAACGCGCGTCATAGAACAACATCTCATATCATCACAAAATAGTGCGCCACCAACATCTCGTATCTGTGACGCAAGTAACTCATCATAGAAACGGAGGGCCACATGTAGCGTTGGGACCCATAGGTCCACTTGTGATGCCAGAGGGTCCAGCGTGTCTACGTGGCTGCCACGTGTAGCAACAAGGAGCCGCCGGTCCACGTGTCAGAGCCGTGGGTCAAATATGTCAACAAGGGGTCCACTAGAGGGTGGACCCGGTCATCCAGTTGTATGAGTGTGGGCCCAGCAGGCCGACATGGCTAACATGTCTAACTATAGGTCCCGGTTGACTGGTCCAACATGTCTACCTGGCAGCCACGTGTGGTGTCCGAGACCCAACAGTCCACGTGTCAAGGGTGTGGGTCAAATATGTAAACACGGGGTCCACTGGAGAGGTGGGACCTGGCTGTCCACGTGTACGAGTGTGGGCCACCGGGCCGACATGGCTACCACGTGTAAATGCTGGTCCCGTTGGTTGGGTCCAGGTGGTCCACATGTACGCTCAGTGGGTGCAGACGGTAGTCGTGGTAGCCACGTGTAGATGTGGGGCCTGCTTGCCCAGTCCAACATGTCCACATCGTGGGCACGTGTGATGATGGAGCCCGCAGATAATAAGGCCTCGGCCTGTTTCAAAGTCAGACCTGAGATGAAATTATCGTGGAGCCGGTCCAGGTTTGAGTGAGCCACCAGGATCCACTCGATCCGGCCCAAGAAGAGAAACAAGCCCACATTGAATAAcaggtgtcggtgtttaaacctggcaacctataaagggggtacccgaggtagtgttttgtgtgTGGGGCTTGCCGAAGgctaggaactcgaaggtgaactcgaacacacaatttagacaggttcgggctgcttatgccacgtaataccctacgtcctgtgtgttagctggattgtattgattgatgatcgTTTGGAGGAGGTTCCTACCTCGctttatattgccgggggcagggttacggtcggttgttgtacaagagtactagtcggattcgaccagagagtcctaATCTAATTGCTACgtgtagtttcctaatcctcgactagtccttgtcctccatgtagaccacgtcATCCTgcattgtagtcttcatgtcttatacatcttggtgtacaacaccatattgtaggactatccaagcctcccggtgggcctatagatgtatggccgacaagcccccgagtactttttagtcaaatgcagcagtcccgagtaTTTCTGTAGATGTCttcgactagtttgtggtgctcctttgagtactccacCGGATTGTGTCTTTgaatgtgctcgagtactgccatgcggctagaaggtgctcaagccttatttaacttagtcttgaatcttcaaccttaaattttatatggaagtgcgatgaaaatcgcactccatatggagttgcccccgagccttaggttgaattgaagaatcaggctaagggtcaatcttataatttcacatctttttctccttaaaacctagagaaaaaaaCATTTGTCCaacgggcacgtggcacacagccctcaagccgttacacgactagtttgggtaatACTTAGAATCTGCGTACACATGTTAGAACCTTCACAAAATGAATATGAAAGAGAATGGGAAGCAACTATCAGCAAGAATTTTAGAAGAATGGAAGGATTTGGCATTAGCGGTTTATCATCAGCTCTTAATTCATTGTCAAGAAAAAAACAACTTCAAAGGGGGAAAGTTCAGGCAGGAAGGGGAAAAAGTCTGGCAGGGCTGCTTGTTGTGGTGAAGGTTCTAATTTATCATATTACATCCCTGAAGTTGAAGAGCTtgatgatggagatgatgataCGGAGTTAGAAGAGGAGCCGATACCCCTAGCAATTGAGGTGGGTTGGGGATGCTTAGAAGGAGCACTAGATATTTCCAATGCTGAGAAGGAGCACTTGATATTTTTGAAGCTTAGAAGTGCTTCTAATTTGTTCACATGCTTACAACTTCTACTTTTTGAAATCTGTAGGGCCCTATGCGGACTGGGTATAGGAAGGTCTATGCGAAGAACAGGAAAACAAGTGGTGCCATGGCTCCTAGAGGTAGACATTCCAAGAGGGTGAGGTCAATCCCACCAACAGAGGTCACTCCTGGAGCATCAACAAGGTTACTAAAAAGGATGCAAACATCAGGACCACGTGAAAAGCTTGTGCAGGAAGAATTGCCACCAGTTGCAGAACACACTAGTGGTGATGACAATGTTGTGCAGGAAGAATTGCCAGCATTTGCAGAAAACACTATTAGTGATGAAAATATGAACAATCACTCAAGTCCTCTGAGGGACTTGTCATATGAATATGATGCAGATCGTGATGATGCTCCTGACCTCAACGAAGATGAGACCGGTCGAAATACTGACTCTGGGCAGTCGGAGTCCAGAACTGAAGGTTGGTTCATTGACCCTCAAGCTTTTCCAAATTGATTGTTTTATATTTGATGAATAATGAGAAATTGAATGAAATCTCTGCAGCACCTACACAAAGAGGTGGCCCGAGGAAGCCAAGGCTAGAAACCAGGGGAATTTCGCTTGATAAGATGACCAAAGCTATGGGGAGAAGGATACCCATCTTTGTTGCTGAGGGGAACACTAGGCCGCATGAACCGGTGCAAGCTGCCAAGTTTGCATCAGAGGCTAGTGTTATTGTTAGGTCCCAAGTTCCTATCTTTCCCCATTGGAAAGACAACAAGGAAGAGACTGAACATTTTGAGGGCTTCGTGGGTAGGTTATCTGTGAGTGCATATATACTACTCCCTATTTTACATTCAACTCTTATATGGCCCTTGTGTAACTGGATTTCAATTCTAATCACCAGGGGAGGTTAGCAATTGACAGAAGGGACAAGGCAACAACAAATGCTTCTGTTAGTGTATTCAAGTCAGGGATACAACAGAGGTAGTACAAGTTGAAGCACGAACACTTCATTGGCGTCCCTGCTAATGAGATACCCACAACCTCTCCTGTCTCCTACATGACTTATGCACAGTGGTGTAAACTTATTGACAAGTGGTCAACTGCACACAACAAGGTAATTTCTCATGGTGTGCTTTCAAGTATGTACTTGTGATGAAGACTAACACATACATGTCTTGCAGACAGTTTCTAATCAGAACAAGCAAAATTGGGCTAGAGTCAGGTGGTCTCAAGGAATAGGATCTCACTGCTACGTTGCACAATTACATTCATATGTAAGTGTCAACAGTCTTCTAATGTTCCCTTTTCATTATTCTACTCTCTTGAATGAGTTAAGTGGTTTTGCTTTTTGTCTGACCTCCATTTTGGTACATCAgttcaagaacaagaacaaggatgCAAAACCcgctgaaggcaacaaggatGAATGCTAGGAACAAGATGATGAAGTTGATGAAGAAGTTGATGCAGTGGAAGCCTTCAAGGTCTGCCATACCAGCCGCAAGAAGGCTATGAGTGACGCCGCTAGAGAAGCAGTTGTAAGTCCATGTACATGCTTATTTGCTTTTCCAGGAATTAGCTAATTTGCTGGATGTGTAGAATTTTAATTTCTATTGGTTGCCATGCTCAACGAGTCACTACCAGCATTGGATCTCTATGTGGTCATTTCACCTACATCCCTATAATACACATATTTTTTCGAACAGTTCATCTTTGCATTTTATAGCATTCAATGGGTAGCCACCATTGCCTAGTGCTGATGTGGTTTCCAACGTCCTCTCACAGAACAGCTCCAATACCACAttcttgaagaatgctggtatACCCACAAGCTCCTCCAAGTCTCAGTCAGCTGGTGAAGAAGTGCTTCGTCAAGAACTTGCTTCTGAAAAACAAGGTTTAGCTATTCTACATCAACAAGTCGAAGAACTAAAGAAGAAGACTAAAGCAACAGAGAAAGCACTGGCGAGAACTCAAAGACACTACgaggagctcaagaagcagCAAGATGAGAGCAATGCCATCCTTATGAAGATCTTGAACTTGAACACCCCTGGTACCTATTCTTAGCCCTGATCCTATGCGTTTGGAACTGTTGTCAGCACTACTTGGCATTCCGTTGTGACCTCCGATGCTTGTGTTATGAACTTATGTGGCTCTGAACTGTCAGTTAACTAATGGTGGTATCATGAACTGGTTGTAACTTAATTATGGTGAACTTACTGTGAATTCTGTTGTACCATTTGGTGTTCTATGATAAATGGATCTGTATGAATATGCATGATATAGAAACGTGTAACATCCACAAAAGGACACGTGTAACATCCAGAAATGACATGTGGTCCAATAAGAAACTGACACGTTGTCGCtgtcgagattagcggatcaagaatacggctagtaaatttcttttatgcgcgtaaggcttcggatggtagcgtgagaggacacggggttagactggttcaggcaaggaaagccctacgtccagtatgaggagctgctcgtgttacttactcgtggtctgtagtaggggttacaaacaggcgagagagagagccggtcccaagtctcttgggtgtgcactgatgctcgtgaggtgagtgtgtgtgtgtgttctattggcttgagagtcctcctggtctcggggcccctggttctccttttatagcgcaaggagggcacCAGGGTTACAGGTAAGccaggtgtgaggagaagtaaaagagataagctaagtgaagtaaaaaacaaggaagaggaccaagtccccgggtcgtCGCCTTCCACCCCGGCCTTCGTCCCCTGTCAGCGCGGCcatcggaggagggcggctgtcgccggatcctgtcgacgatcctcCGGACGACCGTCGCCaccgagcatgatgatggtgttcggccgTGGCAACTATGCATGgtgggggagacggctgacccctgtcgTCCTGCTTACggcccgtggaacacggacgtcgctTCCCTGTCGCCGAATAGACCAAGCACGagaacgggcggcgctccctcctgtgctgggcggcgcatgcaatgagtgccctatagcgaatcagggggagccgcggccactatagcctgtgcggtcgtggctacagtgttttgcccgggtacttgtggagggtcacgtcgaggggcgcggacgcctttctgcgcgccagagccgtggcgcatttatggcaagatcggtgggaGGCCCACGAAATCCGTGCCCTCGTTTGCCGGTCTGCAcccgaggcggacccttgtcttgtgggctcggatgagtccgaccccctacacccggggtcggacgaggcggacccttgcggcgaggggtcgggcgcacccgaccctaggaccatggatcgagcgaggcggagtttcgccatcgaggggtcgggcgtgtccgatcccggggccctgggtcaggcgagacggagtgggatgctccCTGCCCATGCCGGGTTGGCGGTGGTCGTccttaccgcaggtgggcctgggtcttcatgattgttgttttaagggccACCAGGAGGTCGtcaatatttccccccaacacacgTGTACTAATGGGGAACTGACACATCAAAAAAGAACATGTGTCATAAACAGAAAAGGAAACATGGACCGATCGGAAATTGACACGTGGACCAATAAGAAAAAGACACACAGAGTAGCCTGAAATGACACGTGGAACACTAAGGAATTGACACATGGAACCGTAGATAAAAGACACATGGACCAGTAGTAAAATGACACGTGGACAACTCGGGAAAGGACACTTGGGCAAACTGGAAAATGACACGTGGACAAACAGAAAAATGACGTGTGGACAAATGGGAAAATGGCACGTGGGTGCGTAAGAAAATGACACATGGACCGATGAAAATACCACACATGTCCACACGAGTGTGCGACACATGGCTGAATAGAATAATGACACGTGGACTGACATCATCTCGACACGTGGCCTTATGCTAGCTAGCCACGTGGTTGTCCTTTTTGCGCACGTGCTGTCCAACACGTCACCTGCCAGCATGGACGAAGTCACGTCATGTGCCAGCGTGTCCGGACCACGTCACGTGCCAGCATGGACTTGACACTCGGTTTTTTACAGATCGAAATTCatcacaaaatatttttttgacaaatttggCCTTCACAATGATGAAAACTGTTCGTCGCTGAAGTTACGATTTCCACTAGTGATAGTGATAGGAAAATTTCCTTTTAAAATACAGCGCATTTTTCCATTAAAAAAGAAATAAGCGAAGTTGACAGAGGTACTTACACGACCTTTGAGGCTTACCTAAAACTGAATGAAATGCTCGTGGAAGAAAAAACCTAAAACAAGTGGGAATTAAGCCATGTTTGGATCCAttagagctaaaatttagcagctAAAAATAGGTATAGTGGATCCAAACAAAcagctaagagcaactccaagaggctgctaatcttaccccca
This portion of the Setaria viridis chromosome 7, Setaria_viridis_v4.0, whole genome shotgun sequence genome encodes:
- the LOC117865112 gene encoding uncharacterized protein, which codes for MAGTTGGAAASAATAPGKKGETPAAARSGALKRLPLALLVFFAALLYSQIQPPPSKVPGAPGGPPVTAPRTRLRDGRHLAYLESGVPKEEARYKIIFVHGFDCCRYDVLNVSQGLLQELGIYLLSFDRPGYAESEAHPARTEKSIALDIAELADNLQLGPKFHLIGFSMGGEIMWSCLKYIPHRLAGVAILAPVGNYWWSGFPADVVEEAWYVQFPQDQRAVWVAHHLPWLTHWWNTQNLFHSSSVKGKNPIILSKEDMALSQKFLDRTYKEQVRQLGEHDSLHRDMMVGFGKWGWSPLKMENPFAGAGDEVKVHLWHGVEDLFVPVQLSRYISKKLPWVIYHELPTAGHLFPAADGMPDVIVRSLLLGDE